The Mesobacillus jeotgali genome window below encodes:
- a CDS encoding TOMM precursor leader peptide-binding protein yields the protein MSSFVVIIGEGWLADSVADELSSRYQVFRRNDFEYGLPENSELMLVLHDTWNPVAHQKAEEVVKQTGSPWLRAFVSFGEGIIGPLVMPGTPGCSQCADLRKLLGGQERSEMQEVKRKLAAGEETAFDPWASKNGLLHLVHLIVTEADRVLAGKESLSAGRVYFADLKTLKGSWHSFLADSLCLFCSTIPDDSASLAEISLNQSLKISPNSYRCTPLDKMKEVLFDDYFDNRTGLLNSKMYDLVTPFADASVNLPMISGGNEGTAGRTQCYAESELTAILEGLERHCGLQPRGKRTVVHDSYRNLEKQALNPLEVGVHADEEYEKPGFPFEKFDPERPIDWVWGYSLIEERPILVPELLSYYSLGCGAAGFVYETSNGCALGGSREEAIFYGIMEVVERDSFLLSWYSKLKLPRLDLQSAEDEELLLMAERMRAVAGYDLYLFNSTMEHGIPSVWAMAKNRKDKGLNIICAAGAHLDPVKAAKSAVQELAGMMLNLDEKLEGNKEKYLQMLDDGSLVREMDDHGMLYGLPQTEERLGFLLDHDRPLQSFQDAFQKASRHADLTEDMNDILDGFRNLGLNVIVVDQTPPELEKNGLYCVKVLIPGMLPMTFGHHLTRLKGLDRVLHVPMKLGYVKEPLTFEELNTFPHPFP from the coding sequence TTGAGTTCCTTCGTCGTCATAATTGGGGAAGGCTGGCTGGCAGATTCTGTTGCTGATGAATTATCATCTCGCTACCAGGTGTTCAGAAGGAATGATTTTGAGTATGGTTTGCCAGAGAATTCAGAGCTAATGCTTGTCCTCCATGATACCTGGAACCCCGTTGCGCATCAGAAAGCGGAAGAAGTGGTCAAACAGACTGGCAGTCCATGGCTCCGGGCCTTTGTATCGTTTGGAGAGGGTATCATTGGGCCGCTCGTCATGCCTGGTACTCCTGGATGTTCGCAATGTGCTGATCTGAGGAAATTGCTAGGAGGTCAGGAGCGAAGCGAAATGCAGGAGGTGAAGCGAAAGCTGGCGGCTGGAGAAGAAACAGCTTTTGACCCATGGGCATCGAAAAATGGACTTCTGCATCTGGTTCATTTAATTGTAACCGAAGCAGACCGTGTGCTAGCGGGCAAAGAGAGCCTTTCGGCAGGACGGGTGTATTTTGCCGACTTAAAGACGTTGAAGGGATCCTGGCATTCGTTCCTGGCCGATTCCCTATGCCTTTTTTGCAGTACGATTCCAGACGATTCCGCTTCGCTTGCAGAAATCTCATTAAATCAAAGCTTGAAGATTAGTCCGAACAGCTACCGATGCACTCCACTGGACAAGATGAAGGAAGTTCTCTTTGATGATTATTTTGACAATCGGACAGGGCTTTTAAATAGTAAAATGTACGACTTGGTCACCCCATTCGCTGATGCGAGCGTCAATCTTCCGATGATTTCGGGAGGCAATGAGGGTACAGCCGGCAGGACTCAATGCTACGCAGAAAGCGAATTGACTGCCATCCTGGAAGGACTTGAGCGACACTGCGGACTTCAGCCCCGCGGGAAACGGACAGTCGTACATGATAGTTACCGGAACCTTGAAAAACAGGCATTGAACCCATTAGAAGTAGGTGTCCATGCTGATGAAGAATATGAAAAGCCCGGATTTCCATTTGAAAAATTCGACCCTGAACGGCCGATAGATTGGGTTTGGGGATACTCTCTTATAGAAGAGCGGCCGATTCTCGTGCCGGAGCTTCTATCCTATTATAGTCTGGGGTGCGGAGCAGCGGGATTTGTCTATGAAACCTCAAACGGGTGCGCTCTTGGCGGAAGCAGGGAAGAGGCGATTTTCTATGGCATCATGGAAGTGGTCGAGCGTGATTCTTTCCTGTTGTCATGGTATTCAAAATTGAAACTGCCACGTCTAGATCTTCAATCTGCTGAAGATGAAGAACTGTTATTGATGGCGGAGCGGATGAGGGCTGTGGCTGGATATGACTTGTATTTATTTAATAGCACGATGGAGCATGGTATTCCAAGTGTCTGGGCGATGGCAAAAAACAGGAAGGATAAAGGATTGAACATTATCTGTGCGGCGGGGGCCCATCTTGATCCGGTTAAGGCTGCCAAAAGTGCTGTTCAGGAGCTCGCGGGCATGATGCTTAATCTCGATGAAAAATTGGAAGGGAACAAGGAGAAGTACTTGCAAATGCTTGATGATGGTTCACTGGTGCGAGAGATGGATGACCACGGAATGCTGTATGGATTGCCGCAGACGGAGGAACGTTTAGGCTTCCTGCTCGATCATGACCGGCCTTTACAGAGCTTTCAAGATGCTTTCCAAAAGGCATCACGTCATGCGGACTTGACGGAGGATATGAATGATATTCTGGATGGATTCCGCAATTTGGGTCTCAATGTCATTGTGGTCGACCAGACTCCTCCTGAATTAGAGAAAAATGGGCTGTATTGTGTGAAAGTATTAATACCGGGGATGCTGCCAATGACCTTTGGACACCATCTGACCCGTCTGAAAGGGTTAGACCGGGTGCTCCACGTCCCAATGAAGCTTGGATATGTGAAAGAACCGTTGACATTTGAAGAACTAAATACTTTCCCGCATCCGTTCCCTTAG
- a CDS encoding IS1182 family transposase, which translates to MYKNYNTNQLILPMDIQVLIPQQHLVRLIDFAVDQMNPNIFLSLYPGGGRPPYHPQMMLKVILYAYANRIYSSRQIAKQLTENIMFMWLSGEQKPDFRTINRFRSERMKDVIYETFFSIVDLLREEGLVKLEDYFLDGTKLEANANKYTFVWKKSTEKYDKKLDEKFRQIVFGIEQITKEDEEAEREQDFQEKLEETPISSAKIEETIKKLEERLEQDPKNKPLKKAKRQLEKDLLPRKQKYELQKQTFGERNSFSKTDTDATFMRMKEDHMMNGQLKPGYNVQIGTENQFITNFSLHQRAGDPGCMIPHLELLEKHNRPKPKAVIADSGYGSEENYAHCEEQEIEAYIKYNTFDKEQTKAWKEQIGRVENMEYDEELDEWICANGKRLVFQYESQRKSDNGYDSVKRTYRCTDCMNCPFQTTCAKDKDTKTVQVSVKNQQQRKEVRERLAAEEGSQRYRQRKIDVEPVFGQIKHNRGFKRFGLRGLSKNTTDWGLICAAHNLLKWAANKESEQKLG; encoded by the coding sequence TTGTATAAAAATTATAACACAAACCAATTGATCCTTCCAATGGACATTCAAGTTTTGATTCCTCAACAGCACCTTGTTCGATTGATTGATTTTGCCGTCGACCAGATGAACCCCAATATCTTTCTCTCTCTTTATCCTGGTGGAGGACGGCCGCCTTACCATCCTCAAATGATGTTAAAAGTCATTCTTTATGCATATGCCAACCGTATTTATTCCTCTCGACAAATCGCGAAACAGCTAACAGAGAATATTATGTTCATGTGGCTCTCCGGCGAACAGAAGCCTGATTTTCGTACCATCAACCGTTTCCGTTCCGAACGCATGAAAGATGTCATCTATGAGACGTTCTTTTCCATAGTCGACCTCCTTCGGGAGGAAGGACTTGTGAAGCTAGAAGACTATTTCCTGGATGGGACCAAATTGGAGGCAAACGCCAACAAGTATACTTTTGTTTGGAAGAAGTCCACTGAAAAATACGATAAAAAGTTGGACGAGAAATTCCGCCAGATTGTCTTTGGGATTGAACAAATCACCAAAGAAGATGAAGAAGCAGAAAGGGAACAAGATTTTCAGGAAAAGCTCGAAGAGACACCCATCTCTTCTGCAAAAATTGAAGAAACCATTAAAAAGCTGGAAGAGAGACTGGAACAGGATCCAAAAAACAAACCTTTAAAGAAGGCAAAGCGCCAACTGGAAAAAGACCTTCTACCTCGAAAGCAGAAGTATGAACTTCAGAAACAGACTTTTGGAGAGAGAAACAGCTTTTCTAAGACGGATACCGATGCCACTTTTATGCGAATGAAAGAGGACCACATGATGAACGGGCAGTTAAAGCCTGGATATAATGTTCAGATTGGAACAGAAAATCAGTTCATCACCAACTTCAGCCTCCATCAACGGGCTGGAGATCCTGGATGCATGATTCCCCATCTTGAACTTTTGGAAAAACATAACCGCCCGAAGCCAAAGGCCGTTATTGCCGACTCTGGTTATGGAAGCGAAGAGAACTATGCACATTGTGAAGAACAGGAAATAGAAGCGTACATTAAATACAATACTTTTGACAAGGAACAGACAAAGGCATGGAAGGAACAAATTGGCCGAGTTGAAAATATGGAGTATGACGAAGAGCTAGATGAATGGATTTGTGCAAACGGAAAACGCCTGGTTTTCCAGTATGAGAGTCAAAGAAAGTCCGACAACGGTTACGATTCCGTGAAGCGCACGTACCGCTGTACCGATTGTATGAACTGTCCATTCCAAACAACCTGTGCCAAAGACAAAGATACAAAGACCGTACAGGTCTCAGTGAAAAACCAACAACAACGAAAAGAAGTTCGGGAACGATTGGCTGCGGAAGAAGGAAGCCAAAGATACAGGCAGAGAAAAATAGATGTCGAGCCAGTATTTGGGCAGATTAAACACAATCGAGGGTTTAAAAGATTTGGGTTAAGAGGCCTCTCCAAAAATACCACGGATTGGGGTCTTATTTGCGCTGCACACAATCTTTTGAAGTGGGCAGCCAACAAGGAAAGCGAACAAAAATTAGGGTAA
- a CDS encoding cysteine desulfurase-like protein, which translates to MFPIEQVRERFPALNREDNGKKVIYFDGPGGTQMVDHAMESMYRYIRNGMANLHGTFNTSGETDAMLDKAREAVADLLGCNAIEVAFGANMTTLAFAIARSLAGFIKEGDEIVVTELDHRANVDPWVTLARDCGATIKFIKLNPESFTLELDDLEEIITEKTRLVAAGMSSNVTGTVTDLQPIIQRAKEVGALSVVDAVHGVPHLCIDVQELGCDILLCSAYKFFGPHVGIAVVRESLFEKLPVYKLKPAPAEIPYKLETGTQNHEGIAGVMGAIQFIEELGYGESRRERLLTGMETIDDYENELAAEVESFLRSLPEVTLYRAASGRRTPTFAFTIEGHHSRDVTAWLSEKYNMCVADGDFYASTMAEVLDVYPTGGWVRIGLAPYNTIEEIQQLKEALTAYIHQHQQNVV; encoded by the coding sequence ATGTTTCCTATTGAACAGGTGAGGGAGAGATTCCCGGCACTAAACCGCGAAGACAATGGCAAAAAAGTGATTTATTTTGACGGCCCGGGTGGTACACAAATGGTCGATCACGCAATGGAATCCATGTATCGATACATAAGGAATGGCATGGCGAATCTTCATGGCACCTTCAACACCAGTGGTGAAACGGATGCCATGCTTGACAAAGCAAGGGAGGCGGTCGCTGATTTGTTGGGGTGCAATGCGATTGAAGTAGCATTTGGTGCCAATATGACGACGCTTGCTTTTGCGATTGCACGGAGTCTGGCTGGTTTTATCAAAGAAGGTGATGAGATTGTGGTCACAGAGCTCGACCACCGTGCAAATGTGGATCCTTGGGTTACCCTTGCCAGAGACTGTGGCGCGACCATCAAATTTATTAAACTGAATCCTGAGTCTTTCACTTTAGAATTAGATGATTTAGAAGAAATCATTACTGAAAAAACAAGGCTTGTAGCAGCCGGGATGTCATCGAATGTGACAGGAACTGTGACGGATTTACAGCCAATAATACAACGTGCGAAGGAAGTTGGAGCTCTTTCTGTTGTCGATGCAGTTCATGGAGTGCCGCATTTATGTATTGATGTTCAGGAGTTAGGATGTGACATCCTTCTATGTTCGGCCTATAAGTTCTTCGGTCCGCATGTCGGCATCGCTGTTGTACGGGAGAGCTTGTTTGAAAAACTACCGGTCTACAAACTGAAGCCTGCACCTGCCGAAATTCCTTACAAGCTTGAAACAGGCACTCAAAATCATGAAGGAATCGCCGGGGTAATGGGGGCCATTCAGTTCATTGAGGAACTGGGTTATGGGGAGTCGAGAAGGGAACGATTGCTGACAGGAATGGAGACAATCGATGATTATGAAAATGAGCTTGCAGCTGAAGTGGAAAGCTTTTTACGCAGTCTGCCGGAAGTCACGCTTTATCGTGCAGCTTCTGGACGCCGGACTCCTACATTTGCTTTTACCATTGAAGGTCATCATTCGCGCGATGTTACGGCATGGCTTTCGGAAAAATACAATATGTGTGTCGCTGATGGGGATTTCTATGCCTCCACAATGGCAGAAGTTCTCGATGTCTATCCAACAGGCGGATGGGTGCGGATCGGCCTTGCGCCATATAATACAATAGAAGAAATCCAGCAATTGAAAGAAGCGTTAACAGCTTACATTCACCAGCATCAGCAGAATGTAGTTTAA
- a CDS encoding SagB family peptide dehydrogenase, with translation MKLDQFLNDLQFDIERANQENWEPNWEDAPLSYKLYQGMPVVPLSGELPLSLAENKPPARPGIEEIGHFLWHAYGITQVSESFYSDDGDPVHTFRRHAPSGGGLYPNELYVYLKIKDLPEGLYHYDPAHHRLVLLRAGNFDSYISTSLGDRCEISSCFGTAFISTMFWKNFFKYNNFSYRLQGLDAGVLMGQLLAAAKRFGFATGVYFQYLDSAINHLLGLSEEEESVYSIIPLSVDMTNWSASGAASWQNITSEELKRELNPIEFKRYERSKKVLEFPKLITLNEASKQESTKSFTRVFNPSRDIEESLQISLPLTESLAFDLAEVSKKRSSPEMDFIMSPVSQQQLASLLKESMSAFSYRNDLDEIYCSQEPRVSVYGCFYNVEGIPNGAYFYNHAEHSLQEIQQGDHRLRLQTGLSIDNVNLMQIPICLHIAGNQDFLREELGYRGYRILQMEAGMLLQNLLLTASALGLGGHPLLGFDASKADELYRMERETSLIQIPIGSFRPRAWLKGGMHS, from the coding sequence ATGAAACTTGATCAATTTTTAAATGATCTTCAGTTTGATATAGAACGTGCCAATCAGGAAAACTGGGAACCGAACTGGGAGGACGCTCCTCTTTCCTATAAACTGTATCAAGGAATGCCGGTAGTGCCGCTGTCCGGGGAGCTGCCCTTGTCCCTGGCAGAAAACAAACCGCCAGCAAGGCCGGGTATTGAAGAGATAGGGCATTTCCTCTGGCATGCTTATGGAATTACACAAGTGAGCGAGTCGTTTTATTCTGATGATGGTGATCCCGTCCATACCTTTAGGAGGCATGCTCCTTCCGGCGGGGGACTGTACCCTAATGAACTTTATGTATATTTGAAGATTAAAGACCTGCCAGAAGGGCTTTACCACTATGACCCGGCCCATCACCGCCTTGTTTTGCTTAGGGCTGGAAATTTTGATTCTTATATATCTACCTCACTTGGTGATCGGTGCGAAATCTCTTCCTGCTTTGGGACGGCATTCATTTCTACAATGTTCTGGAAAAACTTCTTTAAATACAATAATTTTTCCTACCGGCTGCAGGGGTTGGATGCTGGTGTGCTGATGGGGCAGCTGCTGGCAGCGGCAAAACGTTTTGGTTTTGCTACTGGTGTTTATTTTCAGTATCTGGATTCTGCAATCAATCATCTTCTCGGATTATCTGAAGAGGAGGAGAGTGTCTATTCAATTATTCCGCTGTCAGTGGATATGACCAACTGGTCTGCAAGTGGAGCAGCATCATGGCAAAATATTACGTCAGAAGAATTGAAAAGGGAACTGAATCCGATTGAATTTAAAAGATATGAAAGGTCAAAAAAAGTATTAGAGTTTCCGAAATTAATAACCTTGAATGAAGCCTCAAAACAGGAGTCGACCAAGTCGTTTACTAGGGTCTTTAACCCGTCTAGAGACATTGAGGAAAGTCTGCAGATCAGTCTCCCGCTAACGGAATCATTGGCATTTGATTTGGCAGAAGTAAGCAAGAAACGTTCTTCTCCAGAAATGGACTTTATTATGTCCCCGGTAAGTCAGCAGCAGCTAGCGTCCTTGTTGAAGGAGTCGATGTCTGCTTTTTCCTACCGAAATGACTTGGACGAAATTTATTGCAGCCAGGAGCCCAGAGTTTCGGTTTACGGCTGTTTCTATAATGTAGAAGGCATCCCAAATGGAGCTTACTTTTACAACCATGCAGAACATTCTTTACAAGAAATTCAGCAGGGAGACCACCGTCTGCGATTACAAACAGGGTTGTCCATTGATAATGTAAACCTCATGCAAATACCAATTTGCTTGCATATCGCTGGCAATCAAGATTTTTTACGAGAAGAGTTAGGATACAGAGGCTACCGGATATTACAAATGGAAGCAGGAATGCTCCTTCAAAATTTACTTTTAACAGCATCCGCTCTTGGGTTAGGGGGCCATCCTCTGCTAGGGTTCGATGCAAGCAAGGCCGATGAGCTTTATAGAATGGAACGGGAAACCAGCTTAATCCAGATTCCCATCGGCTCATTTCGTCCACGGGCATGGTTAAAAGGAGGGATGCATAGCTAG
- a CDS encoding helix-turn-helix transcriptional regulator, with amino-acid sequence MKNIKLKLARVEHDLSQAELAERVGVSRQTIGLIELGKYNPTLNLCLAICHTLGKTLDELFWEEPE; translated from the coding sequence ATGAAAAATATTAAATTGAAATTGGCTAGGGTAGAACATGACTTATCACAGGCAGAATTGGCAGAGCGAGTAGGTGTCTCTCGTCAAACGATCGGACTAATTGAATTAGGTAAATATAACCCTACACTAAACCTGTGCCTAGCAATCTGTCACACACTAGGCAAAACTCTGGATGAATTATTTTGGGAAGAACCTGAATAA
- a CDS encoding DUF6773 family protein, whose product MGLYNASKVEDERITNIKNKIYAEIYILVSVICIISFVVKYLIYGVGIGVVATELIILMLSGSYYLYRSTKLGIYSAEVEMHDSRSKWPQKKKNLYSGLALGIGIALFFGINSAVQYAEGVSQSISYFFVTAGVSLMIYVPFFLIILVVGHDVIKKSSDQAINKILDDDESGEDDEKY is encoded by the coding sequence ATGGGTCTATATAATGCATCAAAGGTAGAAGATGAACGTATCACCAATATTAAAAACAAGATTTACGCAGAAATTTATATTTTGGTTAGTGTGATTTGCATTATTTCTTTTGTGGTGAAATATTTAATATATGGTGTTGGTATAGGAGTTGTAGCGACGGAATTAATTATTTTGATGTTAAGTGGCAGTTATTATTTATATAGGTCAACCAAGTTGGGGATTTATTCTGCGGAGGTTGAAATGCATGATAGCAGAAGCAAATGGCCTCAGAAAAAGAAAAACCTATACTCCGGTTTGGCACTTGGTATTGGTATTGCTCTTTTTTTTGGTATCAATAGTGCAGTCCAGTATGCAGAGGGAGTAAGTCAAAGCATTTCATACTTCTTTGTGACTGCTGGGGTCTCATTGATGATCTATGTACCATTTTTTCTCATCATTCTTGTTGTCGGTCATGATGTGATCAAAAAGAGCAGTGACCAGGCGATAAACAAAATTCTTGATGATGACGAATCTGGTGAAGATGATGAAAAATATTAA
- a CDS encoding DUF5946 family protein: MVDNNTIMESGKCIECGAKETDGLSCYEMFQFPLVWEHNDSKLYALHFWLVSCYMIQHPSNYTEDGYMHLVDLFTEAYDHEWDISFILRKNRELVSKIGKVTNPLPNCKRERLYRKWSMTIEDLYIGGEENAINKINKWKEQIRKDLKSQ; encoded by the coding sequence ATGGTCGACAATAACACAATAATGGAATCTGGTAAATGTATTGAATGTGGGGCAAAGGAAACAGACGGACTTTCCTGCTATGAGATGTTTCAATTCCCTCTAGTTTGGGAACATAACGACTCCAAATTGTATGCTTTACACTTTTGGCTTGTTTCTTGTTATATGATTCAACACCCCTCTAACTATACTGAAGATGGATATATGCATTTGGTGGATTTATTCACTGAAGCGTATGATCATGAATGGGATATTAGTTTTATTCTTAGGAAAAATAGAGAACTTGTTTCAAAGATAGGCAAAGTAACCAATCCATTGCCAAATTGCAAAAGAGAACGTTTATATAGAAAGTGGTCAATGACAATTGAAGATCTATATATAGGCGGTGAGGAAAATGCGATAAACAAAATAAATAAATGGAAGGAACAAATTAGAAAGGATTTAAAAAGTCAATAA
- a CDS encoding Lrp/AsnC family transcriptional regulator — protein MLDSTDLKIIEELTLNSRITMKELGEKVHLTGQAASSRVAKLEDLGIIEGYTIKVNQMKLGYSVHAIIHIFTKTTNHQPYLSFLKEQGTYVMNNYKVSGESCYLLECKFPSNEILDEFLTGLSNHVSYKLSIVINKQ, from the coding sequence ATGTTGGATTCCACCGATTTGAAAATTATAGAAGAACTGACCCTGAACAGCCGGATTACGATGAAGGAACTAGGTGAAAAAGTCCATTTGACAGGCCAGGCTGCTTCATCCAGAGTCGCCAAGTTAGAAGATCTGGGAATCATTGAAGGATATACGATAAAAGTGAACCAAATGAAATTGGGTTATTCCGTTCATGCAATCATACATATTTTTACGAAAACCACGAATCACCAACCTTATCTTTCGTTCCTGAAAGAACAAGGAACATACGTGATGAACAATTACAAAGTCAGTGGGGAAAGCTGTTACCTGTTAGAATGCAAATTTCCCTCAAATGAAATCCTGGATGAATTCCTGACAGGCTTAAGCAATCATGTGAGCTATAAATTATCGATTGTGATTAATAAACAGTAG
- a CDS encoding alpha/beta hydrolase-fold protein produces the protein MMESFAVSLFGEERNIRVNLPSGRSETRYPVLYMHDGQNVFGNDEAIGGVALELHDYLEKNDVELIVVAIDQNSPERINEYCPWINGEYTTKLLGKPSSEGGKGKEYVEFIVNELKPLVDSKFSTNPNETYMAGISLGALVTTYAACTYPYIFKRIAGLSSGFYRNQEEIEQLLKTADLSQLEKVYLDCGTKKGGEKLAGPFLETNLAIFELIRQKGIQAELKVIEGAEHNYQAFKKRFPEVISYLLA, from the coding sequence ATGATGGAAAGTTTCGCAGTGTCATTGTTTGGAGAGGAAAGGAACATAAGAGTTAATTTGCCTTCTGGTCGTTCCGAAACAAGATACCCTGTTTTATACATGCATGATGGGCAGAATGTGTTTGGCAATGATGAAGCAATAGGCGGTGTTGCGTTGGAGCTGCATGACTATTTGGAAAAGAATGATGTAGAGCTTATCGTCGTGGCGATTGACCAGAATTCTCCGGAGCGGATCAATGAATATTGTCCTTGGATAAATGGTGAATATACTACGAAGCTTCTTGGCAAACCGAGTTCTGAAGGCGGGAAAGGCAAGGAGTACGTGGAATTCATTGTGAATGAGTTGAAGCCTCTTGTAGACTCAAAGTTTAGTACAAATCCCAATGAAACCTATATGGCCGGCATCTCATTGGGAGCATTAGTCACTACATATGCTGCATGTACTTATCCTTATATTTTTAAAAGAATAGCAGGGCTTTCGTCCGGTTTTTACCGTAACCAGGAGGAAATAGAGCAGTTGTTGAAAACTGCAGATTTATCACAATTGGAAAAAGTATATTTAGATTGCGGCACGAAAAAGGGTGGCGAGAAACTCGCTGGGCCATTCCTGGAAACCAATCTCGCCATCTTCGAGCTGATCAGGCAGAAGGGAATACAAGCTGAGCTGAAAGTGATTGAGGGAGCCGAACATAACTATCAAGCCTTCAAGAAACGGTTCCCGGAAGTTATATCTTATTTATTAGCTTAG
- a CDS encoding LysE family translocator, with product MFGISNFEVFLITAILLNLTPGTDTMYIVSRSISQGRTAGIYSALGISSGVVVHTLLAAFGLSVILTQSAFLFQTIKIAGSIYLGYLGLKMIMEKSHGNGQKALPIQSNKKIFFQGMITNVTNPKVALFFLAFLPQFITADAGAASPLPFIILGLTFTLTGGTWSLLTVYFSSMATSRIRKNAKAGTVLTRLTGIVFIGMGISLLKTKAAS from the coding sequence ATGTTTGGGATCAGTAATTTCGAAGTGTTTTTAATAACTGCGATTCTGTTAAATTTAACTCCAGGCACAGATACGATGTATATTGTGAGCAGAAGCATATCTCAAGGAAGAACGGCAGGAATTTATTCGGCTCTTGGAATTTCTTCCGGAGTGGTTGTCCATACCTTGCTTGCAGCTTTCGGTTTATCAGTTATATTAACGCAGTCAGCCTTTTTGTTCCAAACAATAAAAATTGCCGGGTCCATCTATCTCGGTTATTTGGGGTTAAAGATGATAATGGAAAAGAGCCACGGAAATGGGCAGAAAGCATTGCCAATCCAAAGCAATAAAAAAATCTTTTTTCAGGGCATGATCACGAATGTGACGAATCCTAAGGTGGCTTTGTTTTTTCTGGCATTTCTGCCGCAATTCATCACCGCTGATGCAGGGGCTGCAAGCCCGCTGCCGTTCATCATTTTGGGACTGACATTCACATTGACCGGGGGAACATGGAGTCTGTTGACGGTCTATTTTTCCTCGATGGCAACATCAAGAATCAGAAAGAATGCAAAAGCCGGAACCGTCCTAACCCGCCTGACTGGCATTGTTTTCATCGGAATGGGCATCAGTCTCCTGAAGACAAAAGCTGCTTCTTAA
- a CDS encoding MBL fold metallo-hydrolase: protein MNIQQIRNATLVVQYAGKKFLIDPFLAEKGAYPPFPNSLRQDQNNPLVSLPSSIDEIINDVDAVILTHLHLDHYDDAAKEALPKDIKMIVQNEEDANSIKNDGFNNVVVLQEDTVFEGIQLIKTKGEHGRGEILKLAGLVCGVVFKHSTEKTLYVAGDTVWYEGVQEAINTHAPEVIVVNAGDNQFLEGGSLVMGKDDVYEVHKAAPSAKIIASHMEAVNHWTLSRKELKGFLNEKGISSSVLVPNDGVSYTF from the coding sequence ATGAATATACAACAAATCCGAAACGCAACATTAGTTGTGCAATACGCTGGGAAGAAGTTTTTAATCGACCCATTTTTAGCTGAAAAAGGGGCTTATCCTCCTTTTCCAAATTCTTTAAGGCAAGACCAGAATAACCCTCTAGTCAGCTTGCCGTCCTCTATTGATGAAATTATTAATGATGTGGATGCTGTCATTCTAACTCATTTACATTTGGACCACTATGACGATGCTGCCAAAGAGGCACTTCCGAAGGATATAAAAATGATTGTACAAAATGAGGAAGATGCTAATTCTATCAAAAATGACGGATTTAATAATGTTGTAGTCCTACAGGAAGATACCGTTTTCGAAGGCATTCAGTTAATAAAAACCAAAGGTGAGCACGGCAGAGGGGAAATATTAAAACTAGCCGGTCTCGTATGTGGTGTCGTCTTTAAGCATAGTACTGAGAAAACCTTATATGTGGCTGGAGACACAGTCTGGTATGAAGGTGTACAAGAAGCCATCAATACCCATGCACCAGAAGTAATTGTGGTAAATGCGGGTGATAACCAATTCCTCGAAGGCGGATCACTCGTCATGGGCAAAGACGATGTTTATGAAGTCCATAAAGCCGCTCCCTCTGCAAAAATCATCGCCAGCCATATGGAAGCCGTTAACCATTGGACATTATCAAGAAAAGAACTAAAAGGTTTCCTCAATGAAAAAGGAATCTCATCCAGTGTGTTAGTGCCAAATGACGGTGTTTCATACACATTTTAA